The sequence ATGTGGAGCTGCGCCAGAGGATCGTGTCGCTTGCGCATCGCCACCGGCGTTACGGGGCGGGGATGATCTATCTGAAGCTGCGCCAGGAGGGTTTGGTGGTCAACCACAAGCGTGTCGAGCGTCTCTATGGCGAGGCACGGCTCCAGCTTCGCCGGCGCAAGCGCAAGAAGGTGGCGGCGGGAGAGCGCCAGCCGCTGGTGCGTCCCAGGGCTGCGAACCAGGTCTGGTCCATGGACTTCGTGTTCGACCGCAGTGCCGATGGTCGGGTGATCAAGTGTCTGACGATTGTGGATGACGCCACCCATGAGTCGGTGGCAGTGGTTGCGGAGCGGGCTATCGGGGGCCAGTTGCTGACGCGGATTCTCGATCGGGTGGCTCTGACGCGCGATCTGCCGCAGGTGATGCGTACGGACAATGGGAAGGAGTTTTGCGGCCGAGCCATGCTGACGTGGGCGCATACCCAAGGGGTGGCGTTGCGGCTGATTGAGCCTGGAAAGCCGAACCAGAACGCGTACATCGAATCGTTCAATGGGCGCTTGCGGGATGAATGTTTGAACGAACACTGGTTTGTAAGCCTGGCTCATGCGCAGCAGATCATCGAGGGCTGGCGGCGCGAGTACAACGAGGAGCGCCCGAAGAAAGGACTGGGCGGGCTCACGCCCGCTGCTTATGCAAGAAAACTGGCCGTGGCATCGGCTACCGTGGCAACCGGACTCTAAATGCCAGCGCTACTCAACATGGGGGGACGTCGAGAGAGCAATAACGACTAATAATATCGACAATTGCTCTCTTACGCCGTTCGCATTGCGGTTGAAAGGTACTTTGGGAGGAACTGATGGGCAAAATGGGGTTGGGGCTTAGCATAATAGCTGTAGCATTGGCGATTGGGTCCGTATTGGGGTTTGGATCGTTGTACTTGACTGAACCGGGGTCAATATTTAGGCCGTTTGCCGCTATCACATCCGGAGTTATCATGCTTTTAGGGCTAGGCGTAGGGCTTTATATAGCTGCATCACCGGAATCATTCGGAAGCCGGAAGTGATAGAGAGGAGAGCATAGATGTATAGGAGTTGGGTATTTGTAATGGCGACTTGGTTCTTGGTGCCTGGAGCATTATACGCTTCGGATTACGTTGCGACTGTTCAATATACCGATACTTCGTCAAATGTCTCATTTATTGTGTTTCAAAAAGCGGATCGCGATCTGTCGTTTTGTCAAGATTTAAATCGGAACTTTGTCAGGGGCCTTCGGACAAACTGTGCAGATTGTGTTGTGGAACACCAGGGTTGTAATCGTGGCCTTCCAGGTGGATATAGGGATATTTTCAATAATGTCCCTCACGCGTTCCCATATATAGCAGCGCCTCACATGCGCATAGTGGTATTTGGCTCACCGGAAGCGGTAGCAATCTGTCGACAACGAGCAGAGATATTGCGAAAGGGGATGAATCAGGACGCCCAATGCATCTCTGATTAGTTCGTGACGGCCACGTATTCCCCACAAGGCCATTCAGCCGACGCTCTCACCCCGCGAGGCCTCTCCGGCCGCCGGTCGGGTCTCAGACGCGAGCGCGCTGTGCGTCTACACAAGCTACCAACTGGGCGAGATCCGCCACGCGGCCGATCAGATTGATGGGTGCCTCGTGCAGATCCGCGTTGAGGTTTCGCATCCACGCTTGGAGCGCGTGCTCGTCTCCAGCCATGAGGGCATCGAGGCCGCGGTAAAGCCGAACTAGCAGCACCGCCAGCTCCCAGGACTTGTGCTTAGGGTTGAGGTGATACTGACCTGCATACATGCGGCTCAAGGTCGCCAGGCTTAACCCGATCGTCGCCGAGAGCTGGGCACGCTTGAGGCCAAGCAGATCCGCAGACCGGATGACCGCCTTCGTCAGGGCCTGCGCGCGCGCTTCGGTCGAATATCCGCTGTCCTCTGAGATTGTGCTACGCATGGCCATAATCCCCCGCTAAGCCTATTCTATTCGCCTGGCGACTAGCGATCTACCGGAGATCCCGGTGCCGCCC is a genomic window of Thioalkalivibrio thiocyanodenitrificans ARhD 1 containing:
- a CDS encoding IS3 family transposase (programmed frameshift) produces the protein MKKRFSEEQIIGFLREAEAGLAVKELCRRHGFSEASFYLWRSKFGGLDVSEARRLKALEQENARLKKLLAEALLEQEVTREVLRKKLVGAPSRREVVRWMCARGLTERHALRCVAMSASSMRYRAAPDRNVELRQRIVSLAHRHRRYGAGMIYLKLRQEGLVVNHKRVERLYGEARLQLRRRKRKKVAAGERQPLVRPRAANQVWSMDFVFDRSADGRVIKCLTIVDDATHESVAVVAERAIGGQLLTRILDRVALTRDLPQVMRTDNGKEFCGRAMLTWAHTQGVALRLIEPGKPNQNAYIESFNGRLRDECLNEHWFVSLAHAQQIIEGWRREYNEERPKKGLGGLTPAAYARKLAVASATVATGL
- a CDS encoding antitoxin Xre-like helix-turn-helix domain-containing protein; its protein translation is MAMRSTISEDSGYSTEARAQALTKAVIRSADLLGLKRAQLSATIGLSLATLSRMYAGQYHLNPKHKSWELAVLLVRLYRGLDALMAGDEHALQAWMRNLNADLHEAPINLIGRVADLAQLVACVDAQRARV